One Calonectris borealis chromosome 15, bCalBor7.hap1.2, whole genome shotgun sequence DNA segment encodes these proteins:
- the PURA gene encoding transcriptional activator protein Pur-alpha produces the protein MADRDSGSEQGGGGGGAAGAGGPGSGGGGGGGGGPGGGLQHETQELASKRVDIQNKRFYLDVKQNAKGRFLKIAEVGAGGNKSRLTLSMSVAVEFRDYLGDFIEHYAQLGPSQPPELAQAADEPRRALKSEFLVRENRKYYMDLKENQRGRFLRVRQTVNRGPGLGSTQGQTIALPAQGLIEFRDALAKLIDDYGVEEEPAELPEGTSLTVDNKRFFFDVGSNKYGVFMRVSEVKPTYRNSITVPYKVWAKFGHTFCKYSDEMKKIQEKQRDKRAAAAAAPPAGAGAEPPPEAEAAAAAAAAAGPPGALLQAEEPEED, from the coding sequence ATGGCGGACAGAGACAGCGGCAGCgagcagggcggcggcggcgggggcgcggcgggcgccggggggccgggctcgggcggcggcggcggcggcggcggcgggccgggcggcggcctGCAGCACGAGACGCAGGAGCTGGCCTCCAAGCGGGTGGACATCCAGAACAAGCGCTTCTACCTGGACGTCAAGCAGAACGCCAAGGGCCGCTTCCTCAAGATCGCCGAGGTGGGGGCGGGCGGCAACAAGAGCCGCCTGACCCTCTCCATGTCGGTGGCCGTCGAGTTCCGCGACTACCTGGGCGACTTCATCGAGCACTACGCCCAGCTgggccccagccagccccccgaGCTGGCGCAGGCGGCCGACGAGCCCCGGCGGGCGCTCAAGAGCGAGTTCCTGGTGCGGGAGAACCGCAAGTACTACATGGATCTGAAGGAGAACCAGCGCGGGCGCTTCCTCCGCGTCCGCCAGACCGTCAACCGCGGCCCGGGGCTGGGCTCCACGCAGGGCCAGACCATCGCCCTGCCGGCCCAGGGCCTGATCGAGTTCCGCGACGCCCTGGCCAAGCTCATCGACGACTACGGGGTGGAGGAGGAGCCGGCCGAGCTGCCCGAGGGCACCTCCTTGACTGTGGACAACAAGCGCTTCTTCTTCGACGTGGGCTCCAACAAGTACGGCGTCTTCATGCGGGTGAGCGAGGTGAAGCCCACCTACCGCAACTCCATCACCGTCCCCTACAAGGTCTGGGCCAAGTTCGGCCACACCTTCTGCAAGTACTCGGACGAGATGAAGAAGATCCAGGAGAAGCAGCGGGACaagcgcgccgccgccgccgccgccccccccgcgggcGCCGGGGCCGAGCCGCCCCCCGAGgccgaggccgccgccgccgccgccgccgccgccgggccgcccggcGCCCTGCTGCAGGCCGAGGAGCCCGAGGAGGACTGA